A DNA window from Aspergillus nidulans FGSC A4 chromosome I contains the following coding sequences:
- a CDS encoding DUF4396 domain-containing protein (transcript_id=CADANIAT00006545) → MLFFSRLTASLPCQPRLRMRFHRRISRLGGDSGAFPSVYAADRSCHTGGQKTNSSSKSACKAQSQTDQNQKSDTSALLTRRFWTCRSTWRRAGINTLRCLVGCTVGDFAALWTLQTYCPELGMGTIMAASMASGITTSIILETVLLRHGPDRLPWSAAVRTAMGMSLVSMAAMEAAENLVDYHLTGGVINLNDPAFWIAAGVSIGAGFLAPLPYNYWRLRALGRSCH, encoded by the exons GTCTCCCTTGTCAACCCCGGCTGCGGATGCGCTTTCACCGCCGTATAAGCCGTCTAGGTGGCGATTCTGGCGCCTTTCCGAGCGTCTACGCTGCAGATCGCAGTTGTCACACTGGGGGACAGAAAACGAACTCGTCTTCAAAATCAGCATGCAAGGCACAGAGCCAGACTGACCAAAATCAAAAGTCTGATACAAGTGCACTGCTGACCCGGCGCTTCTGGACCTGCCGCTCGACGTGGCGCCGAGCAGGAATCAACACACTCCGTTGCCTGGTAGGCTGCACTGTGGGCGACTTTGCCGCACTATGGACGCTCCAGACATATTGCCCTGAGCTGGGAATGGGGACTATAATGGCTGCTTCGA TGGCATCCGGTATCACAACGTCCATCATTCTGGAGACGGTCCTTCTCCGTCACGGACCAGATAGGCTTCCATGGTCTGCAGCGGTGCGCACTGCAATGGGAATGAGTCTAGTCTCAATGGCGGCCATGGAAGCTGCGGAGAATCTGGTCGACTACCATCTTACAGGGGGTGTTATCAATCTCAACGACCCGGCGTTCTGGATTGCTGCGGGGGTTTCAATTGGTGCTGGGTTTTTGGCGCCGCTGCCATATAACTATTGGAGGTTGAGGGCGCTGGGTAGGAGTTGCCATTGA